The Pedococcus dokdonensis region CGGCGGTGAGCTCGGACATCCGGGACAGGACCTCGACCTGGTCGGACACGCCGGCCGGGAGGTCACCGATGCGGTAGAGCACGATCAGGTCGACCGCCGCATCCATCATGTCCATGCAGTCGTCGAGCGTGGACGCCAGCCCGTGGATGTCCTCACGGTCGAACGGGGTGATGAACGAGCTGTTGACCTTGCGGATGATCTCGTGGGTGGCCTCGTCGGCGTCGTGCTCGATCTCGCGCATCCGCGAGGCGACGGCCTCGCGCTCCGAGGGGTCGACTCCCAGCAGCGTGGTCAGCTCGCGGGAGCCGCTCACGAGATAGGAGGCGGACTTGGCGAACAGGTCGTAAAAACTGTTCTCCTGGGGGGTGAGGCGAAAGCCCACGGTTCTCTCCGGTCACGCATCAGGGGGGATGGCCGTGGACGATGCTACGGGCAAGGACGCGTCAGAGCGCAACTCGGCCGGTCGCCGACCCTCTCGGGACGAAGGGTCTCAGGCGTTGAGCCGCTTGCCCGCGCGGTGCGGGTGGGAGGTGCCCTGGGGCGCCTCGGTCGAACCGTCACGCCCGCGCTCGATCCCGAGCGCCCGGTCGATCTCGTCCTCGGTCAGCGGGTCCTCGCTGGCGGACGCGGCCACCACGAGGTCGCCGACCAGCTCGATCTCGTCCTGGAGGGCGTCATCGGTGAGGTCGGCACCGGCGCGCGGGTCGGTGGTCATGGAGAAACGCTAACGGAGCGCGGCGACAACGTGGCATCCGGTTTGCCATCTCTTGACCCATCTCGCTCGGGAACCACCCAGTTGGGTCATGGGACCACTCATCATGACTAGTTCCAACCGGCTATTACTTCTGTGGGTTGCGGAAGTGCCCCGGATCGGAAGGGTCGGACGCAGCCGGAAACGCCAGTGATCAGGTATGCCGCGCGGCCGAGTGTGCGCGTCGGGCCGGGAGCGCCTCACGGCACGTGGCCGCTCGTAGCGGCTTAATTTGGGACCCGGGGCTACCGCGGCCCGACGCACGTCCGACTGTAA contains the following coding sequences:
- a CDS encoding DUF47 domain-containing protein → MGFRLTPQENSFYDLFAKSASYLVSGSRELTTLLGVDPSEREAVASRMREIEHDADEATHEIIRKVNSSFITPFDREDIHGLASTLDDCMDMMDAAVDLIVLYRIGDLPAGVSDQVEVLSRMSELTADAMPRLRSMKDLSGYWIEINRLENQADQIYRRLLAGLFNGDFGADTLTIMKLKEVVEELEAAADAFEKVAHKVESIAVKES